TGTATTTATTACACTCACGGTTATTTAGAAACttaaattattgttaaacattagtgttttatttttctatttaagCGACATAATATTAGTGTACGTTATAAATAaagagaattaaaaaaaataaatttttagaattatatcaaaaaacaaaataagctatatatattatgaacaaaatatgtCTTTTACTGCATTCATTTACATAATTGTATCAACGTGCatgaattaaattattcattatatctaatgttattattaatggaatagtaaaatattaacacaGAACATATTAagatgtaatatataaagtttCCGTTATTTTATcccaaataaataatatttaaaaagaaattaatcCAAAAATTAtccaatattattttgttaattagtatataataatataatgtattaaagatacaaaaaataaataaaacatatatattatttatatatttttttaaataaaataaacattaaaGATATTTTCGAAAAATTGAGTTAAAACTACATttatgtacaaaaataaCAGATGCTTTAAAAATTTCACTTAATCGTAATGATTTAGAATACCCAAATTAGTAagcatttataattaatccataattaaaaagtatattatgttattttataattataattccatatatatacaataaaaataaaacagaacaaatatataaataacctttataatatttttgttttatgatatattttacataaaacaaatgttgcataataaatattactttttctCTAAAGGaagacaaatatatttatacacaaCAATTCAACGAAATGTATTCactttatttcattaaaaactatagaggaattttttttaataaaaaaaataatacatttacttaataaactgaaaaaataataattttagacTATAAACAAATAACAGAAATTATCACTTTTGCATCATATATAAACTGAaaaatttctaaaatatgatataaattatattgatatatattctatgtaacacacgtacatgtatttttcataaaaaactttttaaaaacaaaattgcttatatattaaacattaatatttaattaatataaagcaatttatataatatataatgaaaagtattaaaacgttcaaattaacaaaacctaactatatatttttgtactgTTGTCCATCAAAGAGTTCCCATTTTTtaggtatacatataaattataagcTATTATAGTTATGTCTAATAGgtatatcattaaaaattttacagtCTATACTCCATAGTAATGTCTTTCTTACAGAAAGaaacatgtatattataattcattGAACTTATTCCTAAACTtgattttttcatattttataatttttttatagtaataagTAATCGccaatataattataataccTAATATAAAGAAAGGTACACAATATGTTAAAATAGGCgataattttactatatcAACATAATTCCATTTGCCTATGCCTAATCCATCCATTAACAAACCTCCAGTACTAACAAAAGTTCCTAACGTACCTGCATTTGCATGAAACAACCCTAAAGCTTTCAATAAACCCCCCTTATCCACCAAGTATCTTAATGATACATCTGCTATAGGTACCATTAATACTAAAAAGATGAATAACAACAACAACGTTGATCgtattatgtaatttttacgtattaattttttgtaaaccTTATTACTAATTGTTCTGTTATGTTTACGGTGATCTTTATAATCAAGTTCtctgaatatttttttttcaaaataagaaaaatgactttttgtttcaaatatagatttatgtttattatattgttgtTGTTCTTCCATATTATGTAATGAACATTCATCTGATTGTTTGATTTTCCTTCTGCTTCCTTTTTCACTATTAgatatatcttctttttcattCACTTCATTAATTggtatttcttcttttatccATATAATGGGTGAACGCCTTTCTTGTTTATGCTTTCCTAATAATCTGTAAGACCTTGTATGTTTTTTTCTGTCAACATTGTTcttattaaaacatttattaaaGATACTCTAAAAAAACaggtaaatattttttatttaaaacaataaataatatatttataaaaaacggtcttaataaaaataaaaacaaaaaatattcatacaaTGATCATACCATATCATTGTTAAAATGGCATATCCAAGTTAAAATGATAAACGCAGCAATTTCAATGAGTAAGAATGACTTAATTTTTCGTtccataatataaatatttaataatctAATTCATTCAGTAATTGAAATcctgataataatatattatactcgTAATGATAAAGgattcttatatttattttttatatttttttattttataataaaaacataataaaaagtatatagcCATAGGCTTTTTATAACATagacaaataaaaataactttaaatatgtattattatacaaaattattaatataatttacaaatagatagctataattaaaataatgtaacttaaattcatttataaatattaaaattatataatatattgatttaatatagtagagtaattaaatatattttttttttattgatcctttaaaaaaataaaaataaaaaataaattaaaatatacaatttaacaatatataGAAATGTATGTAAagttaatttataatatataatgtatataatataagtatatttcaTTCTGCTATAGATTATTAGAGCAATTCGTAACTACATTGACACTTTCCATTTAATACTTCTAATTGCATAAACTTTATTACTTGGAAAATCGGATTATAACTGTTAAATTGTATTAAgaattataacaatatattaatggtaataataaatgaaggAAGTAATGCACTgttctattttttgttttatatggATATAACATATGATTTAGTAATTAATTATAGGTTATGTTCTGTCATAAACTatactatatttaaaatagaaCTAATAACTTACTCCAggatataatgaaatatatatattatagacAATTAAGgagttatttttttcgtcTTTTATATGATAGATTTtgaaaattgtaattttgtattttttttaatttatactattatttcttaataaaatgtatttattttctcctgattttttttttcctttttttaattaaatgcatatatattattaattattattaaaatataaaacaaataaaaaaaaaagtgcatTAAGTATAAAACCAGTTTAAAAATAGTTCATACAATTTTactattgtaaaaatatttgaacgAGATAAATTTACgaataaacataatatgCTGGGCATATAgacataaaacaaataacaaaaaataacaataatgtaATGAAATATACGATATTGTAATTTTGATGTTATCAATTTTATAACTAGTACactatttgttatttttcttttacaaatacataataacAGAAACATATTTCAAAGGTGCAGCATAAAAAtctacataaatatataattaacaatatgtcattaaaaaaacatttaacaacacaaatatattacgTAGAAGAATTTCTTTCCATATGTATTGCATCTCAGAAGctgataattataaaaataatatatcgaaaaaatattattataaaataatacataaatatttatattatttttcttaaaaaaaataattttctaccAAGGAGATAattaaaaacagaaaaaaaaactattcaatttaatatactatttacaaaataaaaaaaaaaacaaaaaatatatctgtataataaaatactattctttgttacattaaataaaaaacaagcacatttatttttaatataaaactaaTAACTCCTCATTTAAATAACTTTTGAAAATAGTCATTTTATCCCAAAACaagataaaattttaaagacataattttatataattaaaata
The DNA window shown above is from Plasmodium malariae genome assembly, contig: PmUG01_00_11, whole genome shotgun sequence and carries:
- the PmUG01_00028200 gene encoding fam-l protein, which codes for MERKIKSFLLIEIAAFIILTWICHFNNDMSIFNKCFNKNNVDRKKHTRSYRLLGKHKQERRSPIIWIKEEIPINEVNEKEDISNSEKGSRRKIKQSDECSLHNMEEQQQYNKHKSIFETKSHFSYFEKKIFRELDYKDHRKHNRTISNKVYKKLIRKNYIIRSTLLLLFIFLVLMVPIADVSLRYLVDKGGLLKALGLFHANAGTLGTFVSTGGLLMDGLGIGKWNYVDIVKLSPILTYCVPFFILGIIIILAITYYYKKIIKYEKIKFRNKFNEL